In Pseudomonas sp. MTM4, one genomic interval encodes:
- a CDS encoding LysR family transcriptional regulator yields MDANALTDQFRLFLAVIDTSSFSAAGRLHGLTPSSVARRIDSLERSLACQLVSRNTHSIKPTAAGQVFAERARRIVQELNLARAEMTSLQSTPEGRIRIDAPAPFGRRHLAPALAEFLQAYPGVDIQLRLIDSFVDLQGEHLGEVDLVLRIGPLAETRLVATALAPMTRIACASPDYLARRGTPISVAELPEHDGLDWDALAPTHAWRFEHEGKLQLLRPRRLRMIANNAEALLCGTVAGLGIAHLPTWLISDHLLRGKLLPLFCEQGLPAPEPSGIYALRLTREADSRSRLLLEFLKSRFGPIPPWDQALQSGLSFG; encoded by the coding sequence ATGGATGCCAACGCACTCACCGATCAGTTCCGGCTGTTTCTTGCCGTGATCGATACCTCCAGCTTTTCAGCGGCGGGCCGCCTGCATGGACTCACGCCCTCTTCCGTTGCCCGTCGTATCGATTCGCTGGAACGCTCGCTTGCCTGCCAACTGGTCAGCCGCAACACCCATTCCATCAAGCCCACCGCAGCCGGGCAGGTCTTTGCCGAGCGCGCCAGGCGTATCGTTCAGGAACTCAACCTGGCACGCGCCGAAATGACATCGCTACAAAGCACACCGGAAGGCCGCATCCGTATCGATGCGCCAGCGCCTTTCGGCCGCCGGCATCTGGCACCTGCGCTTGCGGAGTTTCTGCAGGCCTATCCGGGCGTGGATATCCAGCTACGCCTGATCGACAGCTTTGTCGATCTGCAGGGCGAACACTTAGGCGAGGTCGATCTGGTACTGCGTATCGGCCCGCTGGCCGAAACCCGGCTGGTCGCCACAGCACTGGCGCCGATGACACGCATCGCCTGCGCCAGCCCCGATTACCTGGCACGGCGAGGCACTCCGATATCGGTTGCGGAGCTGCCAGAACATGACGGGCTGGATTGGGATGCACTGGCACCCACCCACGCTTGGCGATTCGAGCATGAGGGCAAGTTGCAGCTGTTACGGCCGAGACGCCTGCGGATGATTGCGAACAATGCCGAAGCGCTGCTTTGCGGCACCGTGGCTGGCCTGGGTATTGCGCATCTGCCGACCTGGTTGATCAGCGATCACCTGCTGCGCGGGAAATTGCTGCCGCTGTTCTGTGAACAGGGCCTGCCTGCGCCGGAGCCAAGCGGCATCTACGCCCTGCGCCTGACCAGGGAAGCCGACTCTCGCAGCCGGTTGCTACTAGAGTTTCTGAAAAGCCGGTTTGGCCCGATCCCACCCTGGGATCAGGCACTGCAAAGCGGGCTAAGCTTTGGTTAA
- a CDS encoding sulfite exporter TauE/SafE family protein — translation MDFVGFGLNVVLGLALGTLGGLFGIGGGLIAIPVLGVLFGLDQQVAQGTALVMVVPNVLLAIWRYHQRNRIDPRHAAALGIASFFFAIAGAAIAVSLDAGRMRIAFVGFLVALAAYTLLRVFIRSQPGSTELRHPWPWLGVLGAGAGALGGLFGVGGAVLATPVLTAVFGTSQVVAQGLSLSLAAPSTAVTLFAYATHDQVDWSLGLPLAVGGLLSISLGVKLAHALPERLLRVLFSGFLLLSAVMLAFEV, via the coding sequence ATGGACTTCGTCGGGTTCGGGCTGAATGTGGTGTTGGGTTTGGCGTTGGGAACACTCGGCGGCCTGTTCGGAATCGGCGGTGGGCTGATTGCGATTCCAGTGCTCGGCGTGCTGTTCGGGCTGGATCAGCAGGTTGCGCAAGGCACGGCGTTGGTGATGGTTGTGCCTAATGTGCTGCTCGCCATCTGGCGTTATCACCAGCGCAACCGCATCGACCCGCGCCACGCTGCGGCGCTGGGTATAGCCAGTTTCTTTTTTGCCATCGCGGGTGCCGCCATTGCGGTTTCGCTCGATGCTGGCCGCATGCGTATTGCCTTCGTCGGTTTCCTCGTCGCCCTAGCCGCCTACACCTTGTTGCGCGTTTTCATTCGGTCGCAGCCTGGGAGTACCGAATTGCGCCATCCGTGGCCTTGGCTGGGCGTGCTGGGCGCTGGCGCCGGTGCGTTGGGTGGATTGTTCGGCGTTGGCGGCGCGGTGCTTGCCACGCCGGTGCTTACGGCGGTGTTCGGTACATCGCAGGTCGTTGCGCAGGGGCTGTCATTGTCGTTGGCAGCGCCAAGCACCGCCGTAACGTTATTCGCCTATGCCACTCACGACCAGGTCGACTGGTCGCTGGGGTTGCCGCTTGCCGTTGGCGGACTGCTCAGTATCAGCCTTGGCGTGAAACTGGCACACGCGCTGCCGGAACGCCTGTTGCGCGTTCTGTTCAGCGGCTTCCTGCTACTAAGTGCTGTGATGCTGGCGTTCGAGGTTTGA
- a CDS encoding MATE family efflux transporter codes for MPTESKLSRVRVELRTLFALALPMMIAQLANTAMGFVDTLMAGRVSPRDLAAVALGNSIWVPVFLLLTGIILATTPNVAQRFGSGQHEQIGPLVRQALWMGLGIGTLLAIMMWNAEPVLHLMQVDQTLIEPAMAYLRAVACGFPAVALYQVLRCYSDGLGHTRPSMVVGLLALALNIPLNYIFIYGKLGLPAMGGVGCGWATAVVMGFMLLAMLFWVRRADYYQPNRLFARFDWPDWSVLSRLLSVGVPIGVAVFAEASIFSVIALLIGSLGATVVAGHQIALNFTSLIFMIPLSLGMAITVRIGQTLGRNAPRDARFVAGVGIVSSLVYACFSAGTMLLFSEQIARIYTTDPAVIAVAASLFFYAALFQFSDVVQVTAAGALRGYQDTRMTMIFTLFAYWGIGLPVGYLLGLTDRFGDPSGPAGLWQGLIAGLSCAAILLTIRLARSARWEIRRQATQAAA; via the coding sequence ATGCCCACTGAGTCGAAACTCAGCAGGGTTCGCGTTGAATTGCGCACCCTCTTTGCTCTCGCCCTGCCCATGATGATCGCGCAACTGGCGAACACCGCCATGGGCTTCGTCGATACGTTGATGGCCGGGCGCGTCAGCCCCCGCGATCTCGCTGCCGTAGCGCTGGGCAACTCCATCTGGGTCCCTGTGTTTCTGCTTCTCACAGGGATTATTCTGGCAACCACACCCAATGTCGCACAGCGCTTCGGCAGCGGGCAGCATGAGCAGATCGGCCCGCTGGTGCGCCAGGCATTATGGATGGGCCTCGGGATTGGCACGCTGTTGGCGATCATGATGTGGAATGCCGAACCCGTGCTACACCTGATGCAGGTCGATCAGACGCTGATTGAACCAGCGATGGCCTATCTGAGAGCGGTGGCGTGCGGCTTTCCGGCGGTGGCCCTGTACCAGGTATTGCGCTGCTACAGCGACGGCCTCGGACACACGCGTCCCAGCATGGTCGTAGGGCTTCTTGCGCTGGCATTGAACATCCCGCTCAACTACATCTTCATCTATGGCAAGCTTGGCCTGCCCGCCATGGGCGGTGTCGGTTGCGGCTGGGCCACTGCCGTAGTCATGGGTTTCATGCTGCTGGCCATGCTGTTCTGGGTCCGGCGTGCCGACTACTACCAACCAAACCGACTTTTTGCCCGTTTCGATTGGCCGGACTGGTCCGTACTGAGCCGCCTGCTTTCCGTTGGCGTACCGATCGGGGTTGCGGTGTTCGCCGAGGCCAGCATCTTCTCGGTCATCGCACTGCTGATCGGTAGTCTCGGAGCAACTGTCGTCGCTGGGCACCAGATCGCGCTGAACTTCACCTCGCTGATCTTCATGATTCCGCTGTCGCTGGGTATGGCCATCACCGTACGCATCGGCCAGACGCTGGGACGTAACGCGCCGCGAGATGCGCGCTTCGTTGCTGGCGTCGGGATCGTTTCAAGTTTGGTCTATGCCTGTTTCTCGGCCGGCACGATGCTGTTGTTCAGCGAGCAGATCGCTCGCATCTATACCACCGACCCGGCCGTAATCGCCGTCGCCGCCAGCCTGTTCTTTTACGCCGCGCTGTTCCAGTTCTCCGACGTGGTGCAAGTCACCGCAGCCGGCGCGCTACGTGGCTATCAGGACACCCGCATGACGATGATCTTCACGCTCTTCGCCTACTGGGGCATCGGCCTGCCGGTAGGCTACCTGCTGGGCCTCACCGACAGGTTCGGCGATCCGAGCGGTCCAGCAGGGCTCTGGCAAGGGCTGATCGCCGGCCTGAGCTGCGCCGCGATATTGCTCACCATCCGCCTGGCGCGCAGTGCCCGATGGGAGATACGCCGGCAAGCGACCCAGGCCGCAGCGTAG
- the pdxB gene encoding 4-phosphoerythronate dehydrogenase PdxB produces MRILADENIPLVEAFFIEHGEIRRMPGRSINRASLEQAEVLLVRSVTRVDRELLEGSAVRFVGTCTIGTDHLDIDYFEEAGISWASAPGCNARGVVDYVLGSLLALAERGGTELADRRYGVVGAGQVGGRLVEVLRGLGWNVRVCDPLRQAREVGEFVGLDEILAECDVISLHTPLTLEGEHSTFHLLDRSRLQQLRPDAWLINAARGAVVDNAALREQLTSRPDIQVVLDVWEGEPQVDVELARLCRIATPHVAGYSLDGKLRGTAQIYEAFCVSKGLAPTVDLTDLTPVAPLRGLSFDASAPPRDALATICRAVYDPRSDDAAFRRSLTGKDEQRRNGFDLLRKQYPPRREIEGLQVEINDAQPQLEQLVRALGATLKR; encoded by the coding sequence ATGCGCATCCTTGCCGACGAAAATATTCCGCTGGTCGAGGCATTCTTTATCGAGCACGGCGAGATTCGCCGTATGCCTGGCCGTAGCATCAATAGAGCGTCGCTCGAACAAGCTGAGGTGCTTCTGGTTCGTTCAGTCACCCGTGTCGACCGCGAGCTGCTCGAAGGCAGTGCCGTGCGCTTCGTCGGTACCTGCACCATTGGTACCGATCATTTGGATATCGATTATTTCGAGGAGGCGGGTATTAGCTGGGCAAGCGCGCCGGGCTGCAATGCCCGGGGCGTCGTCGACTATGTGCTCGGCAGTCTCCTGGCGCTGGCCGAGCGTGGGGGCACGGAGCTGGCTGATCGCCGTTATGGTGTGGTCGGTGCCGGGCAAGTGGGTGGCAGACTGGTGGAGGTGTTGCGCGGCCTGGGTTGGAATGTACGGGTGTGTGATCCGCTGCGTCAGGCCCGTGAGGTTGGCGAGTTCGTCGGTCTGGATGAAATCCTCGCCGAGTGTGACGTCATCAGCCTGCATACACCTTTGACATTGGAAGGCGAGCATTCGACGTTTCACCTGCTGGACCGATCCCGTCTGCAACAGCTGCGCCCGGACGCCTGGCTGATCAACGCAGCTCGCGGTGCGGTCGTCGACAACGCAGCTCTACGCGAACAGCTGACCAGTCGGCCCGATATTCAGGTGGTGCTCGACGTCTGGGAAGGGGAGCCGCAGGTTGACGTCGAACTGGCCAGGTTATGTCGCATCGCCACACCGCACGTTGCCGGTTACAGCCTGGACGGCAAATTGCGCGGAACCGCTCAGATATACGAGGCGTTCTGCGTCAGCAAAGGACTGGCACCCACGGTAGATCTGACCGATCTGACACCGGTCGCGCCGTTGCGTGGGCTTTCCTTCGATGCATCGGCGCCACCCCGTGATGCGCTGGCAACAATATGCCGAGCGGTTTACGACCCGCGTAGCGACGATGCAGCGTTTCGCCGAAGCTTGACCGGCAAAGATGAACAGCGTCGCAACGGCTTCGATCTGCTGCGCAAACAGTACCCTCCGCGTCGAGAGATAGAGGGGCTGCAAGTCGAGATCAACGATGCCCAGCCGCAATTGGAGCAGTTGGTACGCGCACTGGGTGCGACCCTCAAGCGTTGA
- the dnaX gene encoding DNA polymerase III subunit gamma/tau, translated as MSYQVLARKWRPRSFREMVGQTHVLKALINALDSQRLHHAYLFTGTRGVGKTTIARIIAKCLNCETGVSSTPCGECSVCREIDEGRFVDLIEVDAASRTKVEDTRELLDNVQYAPSRGRFKVYLIDEVHMLSSHSFNALLKTLEEPPPHVKFLLATTDPQKLPVTILSRCLQFSLKNMPPERVVEHLNHVLRAENVPFEQDALWLLGRAADGSMRDAMSLTDQAIAFGEGKVLAEDVRSMLGTLDHGQVYGVMQALLEGDARAMLEAVRHLAEQGPDWGGVLAEMLNVLHRVAIAQALPEAVDNGQGDRERVLGLAQALPAEDVQFYYQMGLIGRRDLPLAPDPRGGFEMVLLRMLAFRPADSEDAPRTPLKSLGISPATTDSRPTDVAGPATSAAPEPESRVMPAPASPAPIVSSSSPEPALAPISPELAPATVIKPELVSEPAPPVVDLPWNEPPVTPPVAVESEALEQRIAPVGEPEHVAAVVEVNEPDDDEPPLTDEDYFEVETQAEAYLEGLDDLTAEPQVVAPAPAVEPATGLAAEWLDIYLKLGLGGLTGSIAANCTLISVSDDRWLMHLDPAQSALFNATQHRRLNEALNQYHGRTLRLDIELQTPQQETPAQAAARRRGERQRAAEQSIQADPVVQQLMQQFAAVIRDGTIEPVEHSEP; from the coding sequence ATGAGTTATCAGGTTTTAGCCCGTAAATGGCGTCCGCGTTCGTTCCGCGAAATGGTCGGGCAGACGCACGTGCTCAAGGCTCTGATCAATGCGCTCGATAGCCAGCGCCTGCACCACGCTTATCTATTTACCGGTACCCGCGGGGTGGGTAAAACCACTATCGCGCGCATCATCGCCAAGTGCTTGAACTGCGAAACCGGCGTCAGCTCCACGCCTTGTGGCGAGTGTTCTGTATGTCGCGAGATCGATGAAGGCCGTTTCGTTGATCTGATCGAAGTCGACGCCGCGAGCCGCACCAAGGTCGAAGACACTCGCGAGCTGCTGGATAACGTGCAATACGCGCCCAGCCGTGGGCGTTTCAAGGTTTACCTGATCGACGAAGTGCACATGCTCTCGTCGCATTCTTTCAACGCGCTGCTAAAGACGCTCGAAGAGCCGCCGCCGCACGTCAAGTTCCTGCTGGCCACCACCGATCCGCAGAAGCTGCCTGTCACCATTCTTTCGCGCTGTCTGCAGTTCTCGTTGAAGAACATGCCGCCGGAGCGGGTGGTCGAGCACCTGAACCATGTACTGCGTGCTGAAAACGTACCCTTCGAGCAAGACGCTCTCTGGCTGCTTGGACGCGCCGCCGACGGTTCGATGCGCGATGCCATGAGCCTGACCGACCAGGCGATCGCCTTTGGTGAGGGTAAGGTGCTGGCCGAGGACGTGCGTAGCATGCTCGGCACCCTGGATCACGGCCAGGTTTACGGGGTAATGCAGGCGCTACTGGAGGGTGACGCACGCGCCATGCTGGAGGCGGTCCGGCACTTAGCGGAGCAAGGCCCGGACTGGGGCGGCGTGCTGGCCGAAATGCTCAATGTGCTGCATCGCGTCGCCATCGCCCAGGCGTTGCCGGAGGCGGTGGATAACGGCCAGGGCGATCGTGAGCGGGTGCTGGGGCTGGCCCAGGCGTTGCCGGCTGAAGACGTACAGTTCTACTACCAGATGGGCCTGATCGGTCGGCGCGATCTGCCGCTGGCGCCGGACCCACGCGGTGGCTTCGAAATGGTCCTGCTGCGCATGCTGGCGTTTCGACCGGCTGATAGTGAAGATGCACCACGAACACCGCTAAAGAGCCTGGGGATCAGTCCGGCCACGACTGATTCCAGACCAACCGATGTGGCCGGTCCAGCAACATCGGCTGCGCCGGAACCTGAGTCGCGTGTGATGCCCGCGCCAGCGTCCCCGGCGCCCATTGTTTCTTCATCGTCACCGGAACCCGCTCTGGCGCCGATCAGTCCTGAACTCGCTCCGGCTACTGTGATCAAGCCCGAGTTGGTGTCCGAACCTGCGCCTCCGGTCGTCGACCTGCCTTGGAATGAGCCGCCGGTTACGCCCCCAGTTGCGGTGGAAAGCGAGGCACTTGAGCAGCGAATCGCCCCGGTTGGCGAGCCCGAGCATGTGGCCGCAGTCGTTGAGGTGAACGAGCCGGACGATGACGAGCCGCCGTTGACCGACGAGGATTATTTCGAAGTCGAAACTCAGGCCGAAGCCTATCTCGAAGGGCTGGATGACCTGACGGCAGAACCGCAGGTCGTCGCGCCGGCTCCTGCGGTAGAGCCTGCTACCGGTCTGGCTGCCGAGTGGCTCGATATCTATCTGAAGTTGGGTCTGGGCGGCCTGACCGGCAGCATCGCGGCCAATTGCACGCTGATTTCAGTGAGCGACGATCGCTGGCTGATGCACCTGGATCCGGCGCAAAGTGCGCTATTCAACGCGACCCAGCATCGGCGTCTTAACGAGGCGCTGAATCAATATCACGGGCGTACATTGCGGCTGGATATCGAGCTGCAGACGCCGCAGCAGGAAACACCCGCTCAGGCAGCGGCACGACGCCGTGGTGAGCGCCAGCGGGCGGCCGAGCAGTCGATCCAGGCTGATCCCGTAGTACAGCAATTGATGCAACAGTTCGCCGCCGTCATTCGTGACGGTACCATCGAACCCGTAGAACACTCCGAACCCTGA
- a CDS encoding YbaB/EbfC family nucleoid-associated protein, translating into MMKGGMAGLMKQAQQMQEKMQKMQEELANAEVTGQSGAGLVSVVMNGRHDVKRVSLDDSLMQEDKEILEDLIAAAVNDAVRKIEQNSKEKMAGMTEGMQLPPGFKMPF; encoded by the coding sequence ATGATGAAAGGTGGCATGGCCGGCCTGATGAAGCAGGCACAGCAGATGCAGGAAAAAATGCAGAAGATGCAGGAGGAGTTGGCCAACGCCGAAGTCACCGGCCAGTCCGGCGCCGGCTTGGTGAGCGTTGTGATGAACGGCCGGCACGACGTCAAACGCGTCAGCCTGGACGACAGCCTGATGCAGGAAGACAAGGAGATCCTCGAGGATCTGATCGCCGCTGCGGTGAACGATGCAGTGCGCAAGATCGAGCAGAACAGTAAGGAAAAGATGGCGGGCATGACCGAGGGCATGCAGCTGCCGCCGGGTTTCAAGATGCCGTTCTGA
- the recR gene encoding recombination mediator RecR, with protein sequence MSFSPLIRQLIDALRVLPGVGQKTAQRMALQMLERDRSGGLRLAQALARAMEEVGYCRQCRTLSEDELCPQCADPRRDDSLLCIVQSPVDVFAVEQTGFRGRYFVLKGHLSPLDGLGPEAIGIPELLVRVAEGNFSEAILATNPTVEGEATAHYIAQLLIPKGLTLSRIAHGVPLGGELDLVDGGTLAHALAGRKTITL encoded by the coding sequence ATGAGCTTCAGTCCCCTTATTCGTCAACTCATCGATGCGCTGCGCGTTCTTCCCGGTGTCGGACAGAAAACCGCTCAGCGCATGGCGCTACAGATGCTCGAGCGTGATCGAAGTGGCGGGCTGCGATTGGCGCAAGCGCTTGCACGGGCGATGGAGGAGGTGGGCTATTGCCGGCAATGCCGTACGTTGAGCGAGGATGAACTCTGTCCGCAATGTGCCGACCCGCGGCGGGACGATTCGCTGCTATGCATCGTCCAGAGCCCAGTGGATGTGTTCGCTGTGGAACAGACCGGTTTTCGTGGGCGCTACTTCGTCCTGAAGGGGCACTTATCGCCGCTCGACGGGCTGGGTCCCGAGGCCATCGGTATCCCTGAACTGCTTGTGCGTGTAGCTGAAGGCAATTTCAGCGAAGCGATATTGGCAACCAATCCGACCGTAGAAGGTGAGGCGACTGCTCATTACATCGCCCAGCTGTTGATTCCGAAGGGGTTGACGTTGAGCCGCATCGCACATGGCGTGCCGCTTGGTGGAGAGCTCGATCTGGTCGATGGCGGCACGCTTGCCCACGCCTTGGCTGGACGGAAGACGATCACGCTCTAA
- a CDS encoding ABC transporter substrate-binding protein, with protein sequence MKAKHWLVPALLLLSAFAQAQEKFKVGFIRVMDDAQAMVAFEGDLYKKHGLDVELVEFSSGTDLIKAIVGGQLDTGVLGFTNAVAWASKGADLKVVGGAQQGYHSILVRNETGIDDVAGLKGHSLASQREGSTADSVLRGVTLKSAGLQPSDVNIMGVSPAVAVQSLVSGRVDAAFLFEPYDRIAQLVAPVKQIYEIGEVWPFPCMVVITSGETLAKRKDAVWKSLDAQRDAIELLEKQPAEAAKLIADYFIAEPTLKTLERGELSREVVIEEAIATQDFTAKLDDADLARIQELADILQELGSLKTRDGKPFDTSAILDLSWQEAREL encoded by the coding sequence ATGAAGGCAAAACACTGGCTGGTCCCTGCGCTACTGCTGCTCAGCGCTTTCGCGCAAGCTCAAGAAAAGTTCAAGGTTGGCTTCATCCGGGTTATGGACGATGCTCAAGCGATGGTTGCCTTCGAAGGCGACTTGTACAAAAAGCATGGACTGGATGTAGAACTGGTCGAATTCAGCTCCGGGACCGATCTGATCAAGGCGATCGTTGGCGGGCAGCTGGATACAGGTGTACTGGGCTTCACCAACGCGGTCGCCTGGGCTTCCAAGGGCGCCGATCTGAAAGTGGTCGGTGGTGCCCAGCAGGGTTATCACTCGATTCTGGTGCGTAACGAAACCGGTATCGATGATGTGGCCGGTCTCAAGGGACACAGCTTGGCTTCGCAGCGCGAGGGCAGCACCGCCGATTCGGTACTGCGCGGCGTGACGCTGAAGTCTGCCGGCCTGCAACCCAGCGACGTAAACATCATGGGTGTCAGTCCGGCGGTTGCGGTGCAGTCGCTGGTTTCCGGTCGGGTCGATGCGGCGTTCCTGTTCGAGCCCTATGACCGCATCGCCCAGCTGGTAGCACCGGTCAAGCAGATCTACGAGATCGGCGAGGTCTGGCCTTTCCCCTGCATGGTGGTGATCACTTCCGGTGAAACATTGGCCAAGCGCAAGGATGCCGTCTGGAAATCTCTCGATGCCCAGCGTGACGCCATTGAGTTGCTGGAGAAGCAACCTGCCGAAGCCGCCAAGCTGATCGCCGATTACTTCATTGCCGAACCGACGCTCAAGACGCTCGAGCGTGGCGAGTTGTCACGTGAGGTGGTAATCGAGGAAGCCATCGCGACCCAGGATTTCACCGCCAAACTGGACGATGCCGATCTGGCGCGTATCCAGGAGCTGGCCGATATCCTTCAGGAACTGGGTTCGCTGAAAACCCGCGACGGCAAGCCGTTCGATACCAGCGCGATCCTTGATCTTTCCTGGCAGGAAGCACGCGAACTCTGA
- a CDS encoding ABC transporter ATP-binding protein → MQLRFEEVDKQFGQLEVIKGFNGEFAQGELVALVGPSGCGKSTLLHLVAGLENPTAGRVLADGKKIPGPSPRRTLVFQEHALYPWLSLQANVAMALELQGVAKVSAFEQAAAWLARVSLEGFEHYYPHQVSGGMRQRTALARAFIAKPEVLLLDEPFGALDALTRMALQDVLLELINEHQPTVLLVTHDVDEALYLADHVLVFSARPARVLKTFNFTHCEKSHDLSAFAAERTEILRLLGIKTEVGQP, encoded by the coding sequence ATGCAGCTCAGATTCGAAGAAGTAGACAAGCAGTTCGGGCAACTGGAAGTCATCAAGGGTTTCAATGGTGAGTTTGCCCAGGGCGAACTGGTAGCGCTGGTCGGACCTTCCGGTTGTGGCAAATCGACCTTGCTGCATCTGGTGGCCGGGCTGGAGAACCCGACTGCAGGTCGTGTGTTGGCCGATGGCAAGAAGATTCCCGGACCGAGCCCGCGGCGCACCCTGGTATTCCAGGAGCATGCGCTCTATCCATGGCTGAGCCTGCAGGCCAATGTCGCCATGGCGCTGGAGCTGCAGGGCGTGGCGAAGGTCAGTGCCTTCGAGCAAGCCGCTGCCTGGTTGGCCCGGGTGAGCCTGGAAGGCTTCGAACATTACTACCCTCACCAGGTTTCGGGTGGCATGCGTCAGCGCACGGCATTGGCGCGTGCCTTCATCGCCAAACCCGAGGTACTGCTGCTCGATGAGCCCTTCGGTGCGCTTGATGCGCTGACCCGCATGGCGCTGCAGGACGTGCTGCTGGAGCTCATCAACGAACATCAGCCCACCGTGCTGCTGGTGACCCATGACGTCGACGAGGCGCTGTATCTGGCCGACCATGTCCTCGTATTCAGCGCGCGCCCGGCGCGGGTGCTGAAAACCTTCAATTTCACCCATTGCGAGAAGAGTCACGATCTCTCCGCATTTGCCGCCGAGCGCACCGAGATTCTGCGGTTGCTGGGCATCAAGACGGAGGTCGGTCAGCCATGA
- a CDS encoding ABC transporter permease, which produces MSQPRRLTGPKKHLAVVLAVLFILLIWQAAAWSLPSFLMPGIPTVLERLFATVQEPEFREGLYGSMSRLGSGYGFALLFGIGFGLVGGVLFFFREILRSAIVILQSIPSIAWVPLFLIVMGFGNLPIIVVVALAAFFPMALSVMNATESVQPVHVSAARVMGASRWQLLRRVYLPAVMPELITGAQLAFGNAWRALISAEMLIGFGQGLGRSLAYSGEIADMVGVMMNILVIAILATLIDQVVLEKFKQRMLRYQYV; this is translated from the coding sequence ATGAGTCAACCTCGTCGTCTAACCGGGCCGAAGAAACACCTTGCTGTGGTGCTGGCGGTCCTGTTCATCCTGCTGATTTGGCAGGCTGCGGCCTGGAGCCTGCCATCGTTTCTGATGCCAGGGATTCCCACGGTGCTCGAACGGCTGTTCGCCACGGTACAAGAGCCCGAATTCCGCGAAGGCCTGTACGGCAGCATGAGCCGTCTTGGTAGCGGCTACGGCTTTGCGCTGCTGTTTGGCATTGGCTTTGGTCTGGTCGGAGGCGTGCTGTTCTTCTTTCGGGAGATCCTGCGCTCGGCCATCGTCATCCTGCAGTCGATTCCCTCGATCGCTTGGGTGCCGCTATTTCTCATCGTCATGGGCTTCGGCAACCTGCCGATCATCGTTGTGGTGGCCCTGGCGGCATTCTTCCCCATGGCCCTGTCGGTGATGAACGCCACCGAAAGCGTGCAGCCGGTACATGTATCGGCCGCGCGGGTGATGGGGGCGTCGCGCTGGCAGTTGCTGCGGCGCGTTTATTTGCCGGCAGTGATGCCAGAATTGATTACCGGCGCTCAGCTGGCCTTCGGTAACGCTTGGCGTGCGCTGATTTCCGCTGAAATGCTGATCGGCTTCGGGCAGGGCCTGGGGCGTTCACTCGCCTATTCCGGCGAGATCGCCGACATGGTCGGGGTGATGATGAATATCCTGGTGATCGCCATTCTTGCCACGCTGATCGATCAGGTGGTGCTGGAAAAATTCAAACAAAGGATGCTTCGCTACCAGTACGTCTGA
- a CDS encoding transporter substrate-binding domain-containing protein: MKSHLLRLLIVLLMPASALAAPLQAVLVGDYRPLKATEAEAVTEGFEAAWLVSLGEALGSDIDLADAQAQAELRIGEISSGAVYYSSEIAALAAAEAGPAEWTDLAGAPVCIAAGNPHAATVVSRFDGIARAYPSAAQALIGLKLGECQAVVGDQLLLQQIATLPEWRRYNRLLPVLEESALALRIEADDALLQQRVEQILSSEQGQEMLVEATQYWIDEVAFQAYVLADTLDCH, from the coding sequence GTGAAGTCTCATCTGCTGCGGTTGTTGATCGTGCTGCTGATGCCGGCCAGCGCGCTTGCGGCACCCTTGCAGGCGGTGCTGGTCGGCGACTATCGGCCGCTCAAGGCGACTGAAGCGGAGGCGGTTACCGAAGGGTTCGAGGCGGCCTGGCTTGTCAGCTTGGGTGAGGCGTTGGGGAGCGATATCGACCTCGCCGACGCACAGGCACAGGCGGAGCTGCGTATCGGAGAGATTAGCTCGGGCGCCGTCTATTACTCCAGCGAGATCGCGGCGCTGGCTGCGGCCGAAGCGGGGCCAGCCGAATGGACCGACCTTGCTGGCGCACCCGTCTGCATCGCGGCTGGGAACCCTCATGCCGCTACCGTTGTGTCTCGCTTCGATGGTATTGCCCGCGCTTATCCAAGTGCGGCGCAGGCATTGATTGGGTTGAAGCTTGGCGAATGCCAGGCGGTAGTGGGCGATCAGTTGTTGCTCCAGCAGATCGCCACGCTACCGGAATGGCGTCGCTACAATCGGCTGCTGCCTGTTCTGGAGGAGTCCGCGCTGGCACTGCGGATCGAGGCTGACGATGCGCTGTTGCAGCAGCGCGTCGAGCAGATTCTTTCAAGCGAGCAGGGACAGGAGATGCTGGTTGAAGCCACTCAGTACTGGATCGACGAAGTGGCATTTCAGGCCTATGTGCTAGCCGACACCCTGGATTGCCACTAG